Proteins encoded in a region of the Nocardia asteroides genome:
- a CDS encoding dioxygenase — MSTDERQTVGVRRGERHEHDLGLAHDMKVLVSRRRALFFLGATAGAAAAVVGGCATGSDETAATTSGTGSATTARSGDIAAAPQETAGPYPGDGSNGPNVLIESGVVRSDITTSFGSYSGVAQGVAMTLELTLRDLANSGAAGAGMAVYVWHCDRDGNYSLYSSGVTEQNYLRGVQVADADGKVSFTSIFPACYSGRWPHIHFEVYDSLETAVAGQNARLTSQIALPQNTCEAVFAHDSGYARSVANLSQVTLASDNVFGDGWDAELATVSGEPSSGMRASLTVGVAERSQNTRSDNGSGAQPGGRPPGGSGGPGGRPPR; from the coding sequence ATGTCGACCGACGAAAGGCAGACTGTGGGCGTACGACGCGGTGAGAGGCACGAGCACGATCTCGGCCTCGCACACGATATGAAGGTTCTGGTGTCCCGGCGCCGCGCCCTGTTCTTCCTCGGGGCGACGGCGGGCGCCGCGGCGGCGGTCGTGGGCGGCTGCGCGACGGGATCGGACGAGACGGCGGCCACGACCTCCGGCACCGGATCAGCGACCACCGCGCGATCCGGCGACATCGCCGCCGCGCCACAGGAGACCGCGGGACCGTATCCGGGCGATGGGTCCAACGGACCCAACGTCCTCATCGAGTCGGGTGTGGTGCGCAGCGACATCACCACCTCGTTCGGTTCGTATTCCGGTGTCGCGCAGGGTGTTGCGATGACGCTCGAGTTGACGCTGCGCGATCTGGCGAACAGCGGGGCGGCCGGAGCGGGCATGGCGGTGTACGTGTGGCACTGCGACCGGGACGGCAACTACTCGCTCTACAGTAGCGGTGTCACCGAGCAGAACTACCTGCGCGGCGTCCAGGTGGCCGACGCCGACGGCAAGGTGTCGTTCACGTCGATCTTCCCGGCTTGCTACTCGGGACGGTGGCCGCACATCCATTTCGAGGTCTACGACTCGCTCGAGACCGCGGTCGCCGGCCAGAACGCGCGACTGACCTCGCAGATCGCACTGCCGCAGAACACCTGCGAGGCGGTATTCGCCCACGACTCCGGTTACGCGCGCAGCGTGGCGAACCTTTCGCAAGTCACGCTCGCCTCCGACAACGTCTTCGGCGACGGCTGGGACGCGGAACTGGCCACGGTGTCGGGCGAGCCGTCCTCCGGGATGCGGGCCTCGCTCACCGTTGGCGTCGCCGAGCGATCACAGAACACCCGGTCGGACAACGGTTCCGGTGCCCAGCCCGGTGGACGCCCGCCCGGCGGCAGCGGAGGGCCCGGCGGCCGCCCACCGCGGTAG
- a CDS encoding ABC transporter permease, protein MVLLADRKDEARTASEVSVSALLRHTLIQTQRLLLRWARNPVTLLETLIIPCLLLVMLNTVIGGQIRKFTGESALYGSVPMVALVGALSGAVAGGVLLGRERDAGLLARFWVLPVHRASGLASRILAEGCRIFLCTLAVVLVGSVMGFRFHQSVAATIVFLFIPVLFGLAFATIVTSVAVFTAKSTLVEGITILTSLMMFFSTGFVPLAAFPKWIQPVVRNQPMSVAVDTMRALASGGPLARSLTLTVVWSLGAIILFAVPATIGYRRASRR, encoded by the coding sequence ATGGTACTGCTGGCGGATCGCAAGGACGAAGCGCGCACCGCTTCGGAGGTGTCGGTGTCGGCGCTGCTGCGCCACACCCTGATCCAGACCCAACGACTGCTGCTGCGCTGGGCGCGCAATCCGGTCACGCTGCTGGAGACGCTGATCATCCCGTGCCTGCTGTTGGTCATGCTGAACACGGTGATCGGCGGACAGATCCGGAAGTTCACCGGCGAGAGCGCGCTGTACGGGTCGGTGCCCATGGTCGCCCTGGTGGGCGCGCTGTCCGGCGCGGTGGCGGGAGGTGTCCTGCTCGGCCGCGAACGCGACGCGGGCCTGCTCGCACGGTTCTGGGTGCTGCCGGTGCACCGGGCATCGGGTCTGGCCTCCCGAATCCTCGCGGAGGGCTGCCGTATCTTCCTGTGCACCCTCGCCGTCGTCCTGGTCGGCTCCGTGATGGGATTCCGCTTCCACCAGAGCGTCGCGGCGACGATCGTCTTCCTGTTCATTCCGGTTTTGTTCGGCTTGGCCTTCGCCACCATCGTCACCTCCGTGGCCGTCTTCACCGCGAAGTCGACGCTGGTGGAGGGCATCACGATCCTCACCTCACTGATGATGTTCTTCAGCACCGGCTTCGTCCCGCTGGCCGCCTTCCCGAAGTGGATCCAGCCGGTGGTCCGCAACCAACCCATGTCGGTAGCGGTCGACACCATGCGCGCGCTCGCTTCCGGTGGGCCCCTCGCCCGCTCGCTCACCCTCACCGTGGTGTGGTCGCTCGGCGCGATCATCCTGTTCGCAGTGCCCGCGACGATCGGCTACCGCAGGGCCAGCCGACGCTAG